From the genome of Bacteroidota bacterium:
CTCGGCGGCAGCTACATCGTCCGGGCGACCGGCTACGACGTGCGCGGCAACGTCATCAAGACGGAGGCCTACTTCTATGCCACCGGCGCGGGCTATGTCGCCTGGGAGCGCTCCGACGATGACCACCTCGAACTCGTCGCCGATAAGAAGAGCTACGCGCCGGGCGAGACGGCGCGCATCCTAGTGCCGTCGCCGTATGAGCAGGCAACCGCTCTCGTGACGGTCGAGCGCGAAGGCATCATTTCGAGCCGCGTGGTCGAAGTCGAGGGCAGTGCGCCGCAGATCGAGGTGCCGCTCGGCGAGCAGCACCTCCCGAACGCCTTCGTGAGCGTGATCCTGCTCTCGGGCCGCACCGCGCAGCCATCGGCGGGCGAGGACCTCGGCGCGCCGAGCTTCAAGATTGGCTACGTCAACCTCCCCGTCAGCGCGCAGGGCCGTCACCTCACCGTTGAAGTCGAGCCGGGCAGCGAGACGTACGAGCCGGGCGGATCCGTCACCGTCGATCTCCGGCTCACGGACGACGGCGGGCGCGGCGTCGAGGGCGAGATCGCGTTCGCTGCCGCCGACGCGGGCGTGCTCAACCTCATCGGCTACGCGATGCCAGACCCGTTCCAGACGTTCTACGGCCCGCGCGCGCTCGGCGTGACGACGAGCGAGACGCTCGCCAACCTCGTCGAGCAGCGCGACTTTGGCGAGAAGGAAGAGGACGAGGGCGGCGGCGGCGGCGAGGATGCCGACCGGCTGCTGCGCTCCGACTTCCGCCCGCTCGCCCACTGGGCCCCCGCGATCCGTACCGACGGGAGTGGCCGCGCGACGGTGACGTTCGAGTTGCCCGAGAACCTGACCACGTTCCGGCTGATGGCCGTCGGGCTGACGCGCGACCACCGCTTCGGCCAGGGCCAGACCGACATCGTGGTGACGAAGCCGCTCGTGCTGCAACCGGCGCTGCCGCGGTTCGCGCGCTTGGGTGACACGTTCGAGGCGGGCGTCCTCGTCACGAACCGCACGGGGCAGGCCGGTCCGGCCGTCGTGACCGCCCGCGCCGACGGCATCGCGCTCGACGGCGAGGCCCGGCGCACGGTGACGCTCGCGAAGGGCGAGACGCGCGAGGTGCGCTTCGCCTGGGACATCGAACAACTCGGGACCGCAAACCTCCGCTTCACCGCCGAACTCGGCAGCGAGCGCGATGGCCTGGAAGTACCGCTCGACATCGCGCTGCCCGTGACGAAGGAGGCCTCCGCGACCTTCGCCTCGACAGCAGACGCGGCGCGTGAAGCGCTCGTGCTGCCGTCGGACCGCGTGCCCGGCGTCGGGCAGGTCGAGGTCCGCGTGGCCTCCACGGCGATGGTGGGCCTGGACGGTGCGACGCGCTACCTCTTCCAGTACCCCTACGGCTGCCTCGAACAGCGCACCAGCCGCATCCGCCCGCTCCTCGTCGCCGACGACCTGCTCGACTTGTTTGACCTCGACGCGCTCGACGGCGATAGGGCGAGTGTCGTGAACGAGTGGCTCGGCAGCCTCGATGCCTACTGGATGGGACGCGGGTTCGCGCTCTGGAAGGGCGGGCGCTTCGTGAGCCCGTACGCCACCGCCTACGCCGTGCTCGCCCTCGCCGAGGCCGAGGCAGCAGGCTTCGACGTGCCGCAGCCGCTCACCCGCGAGGCCGTAGACGCGCTCGCCACGCTCGTCAAAGACAGCAGCCTGCAGCCCGACTACTACACCCGCGATGTCTGGGACACGTCGCGCGCGCTGATGCTCTACGCGCTCGCCCGCCACGACCGCGTCCTCGAAGCGGAGGTGCAAGCCTTGGCCGAGCGGTACACGCAGCCGACCGCCACGCCGAGCGCGGAACTTCAGAGTCACCTCCTCCGCACCATCGCGCTCGCGGGTCGTGGCTCGCTCAACGGCTACGCCCAGCCGCTCGCGGACGGGCTGCGGGGCCGCACGACGACCGAGGGTACGACCGCCTACCTTGCCGCCCAGACCGGCGACGCGTGGGGCTGGATCTTCTCGTCCGACGTCCGCTCGACCGCCTTCGGCATGACCGCGCTCATCGAGGCACCCACATCGGTTGGGGGCCCGTCGAGCGATGTGCGGCAGCTGACCGAGCGGATGGTGCAGTATCTCATCCGCTCGCGCACGACCGGCCACTGGGCGAGCACGCAGGAGAACGCTGCCGTCCTCGACGCGCTGCGCGCCTACCAGGCCGCCTTCGAGACGACCGATCCGAACTTCACTGCCACCGTCCAGCTTGCCGGGCGCGAGGTGCTGAATGCTTCGTTCCGGGGCCGCTCGCTCACGGCCGAGGAGGCCACCGTCGATCCGACCGCGATGCCGTCGGGCGAGGCGTTGCCCATCGAGGTGACCGTGGATGGGACCGGGCGGGCGTACTACTCGCTCCTCGCCGAGACCTACACCAGCGCGCCCGTCGAGGCCGCCAATCGGGGCCTCGCCGTCCAGCGCACCATCCAGCGCCTCGACGGCTCCGGTAACGCGGTCGGCAATGCCGTGACCACGAGCAGCGGCACGCTTACGCTCGACGCGGGCCAACTCGTCCGCGTGACGCTGCGGCTCACGAGCCCGGCGACGCGCAACTACGTCGTCGTGGACGACGCGCTCCCGGCGGGCCTCGAAGCGCTCAACCCCGCGTTCCAAACGTCGGGCGTGCTCGCGCAGCAGCAGACCGGCTCGGGGCAGTGGTGGGGCTCGTTCAACCACACCGAACTGCGCGACGACCGCGTGCTGCTCTTCGCCGACTACCTCCGGCGCGGCGAGCACACCTACACCTACCTCGCCCGCGCGACCACGCCCGGCACGTTCGTTCACCCGCCCGCGCAGGCCGAGTTGATGTACGAGCCCGAAGTCAATGGCCGCACCGCGACCGGCACGGTAGTCGTGCGGCCTGCCGAGCGTGTGGGCGCCTGATCTGATCCACTATCCATGATCGATAGCTTCGATCACCTCGTCCTCACCGTACGCGATCTCGACGCGGCGATCGCCTTCTACGCGGAGGCGCTCGGCATGGAGGTCGTCACGTTTGGGGAGGGCCGAAAGGCGTTGCACTTCGGGTCGCAGAAGATCAACCTCCATCGTGCCGGGCACGAGTTCGAGCCGAAAGCCGCCGCGCCGACGCCCGGCTCGGCCGACCTGTGCTTTCTGACGAGCGTGCCGGTCGAGACGGTGGCCGAGCGGCTGGCGCGTCTCAGCATCGCCGTGATCGAGGGGCCGGTGCATCGGACGGGCGCGACGGGGCCGATCCGCTCGGTCTACGTGCGCGACCCCGACGGCAACCTGGTCGAAATCGCCAACCGCGTGGTGGCTTGAGGGCCATGCATCTCCGCTATGTTGTGCAGGGCGAGTACGACTACAGCGCGTCCGCCGAGGTCTTCGTCGATGGCACGGTGGAGGTGTTTCGCGGCAGCTACGTCACACACGGAGCCGCCCGCCGTGTCTTCACCGATGCCGAACGCACGGCGCTCGCCGACGCCGTCGCGGCGGTCGATTGGAAGGCGGCGTTGCCCGAGGCTGGTGGTAGCTTGACGCACCGCCTCGCGCTCAATCCGCCGGGCGGCCCCGCGCTGGCCTGGCGCGATGCGCTCCCGGACGACCGCCCCGCCGTGCAGGCACTCGTCGATCTCCTCCGCTCGCTCTGACTGTTATGCACTACCCTCACGCCTTCTATTGGGACGGCTCCCCCCGCTCCGCTCCCCGTGAAGGGTCCCGAAGCTGTCCCCCTCGCTCGCGAGGGGGACAGTTTGACCGCCGTTCAGGCGTGTCAAATAGGGGGAGCCGGACACGGCTTCTGTTCTCGTTCGCGCTCCTTCCGCTCCTGTGGCTTGGCTGCCAAGCCCCGACAGATCCGCTCGTGGCGACCTGTGCCGACGTGGCGCAGCACTACCACGGCCTGCCCAACGCCGTCTCCGTCCTCGACGGGACCCTGCAGATTGAGGACGGCAGCGTGGTCTTCGGCTACGAAGTCATCAACACGCGCAACCAGCCGCAGGAGGGGACCGCCGCCTGCCGCTTCGCCGACGACGGCACGCTCACCGAGGCGCTCGTCGATGGCGTGGCGCTCCGCGGCGACCGCCTGGACGCGCTGCTCGACTGAGCTGCCATGCTCTACCTTGCCACGCTTGCAGCGGCGGGCTCCGTGCTGTGCTCGCGCCTGCTGATTGCACAGATTTCCCGAGTGCGGCGCGGGCGCGGAGCGGTGGGGGCCGTGATCTTGGTAACGTCCACCGCGCTTTGTTGGTGGACGATGTTGAAGACACCACCCCTCGTTGTTCTCGGTGCCGCACTGAACATGGTCTGGTACACCTACGAAGTGATCATGCTCGTCAGCGAGCGCACGTCCCGCGACAACCCCTAGCTCCCATGCGCGACCTCCTCGTCCTCCTTGGCTTCATCGCCGCCGTTGCGGTGGTAGCCGCGACCGGCTCCCGCTTCGAGCCCGGCGCGTGGTATGCGGCGCTCGACAAGCCCGCGTGGACGCCGCCGAACTGGCTCTTCCCGGTCGCCTGGTCGATTCTCTATCTGCTGATCGCCGTGTCGGGCTGGCTTGTCTGGCGCGAGGTCGGCTTCGGCAGCGCCAGCAAGGCGTTCACGGTCTACGGCCTGCAACTCGTGCTCAACGCGGCGTGGTCGTGGCTCTTCTTCGGACGGCACGACATGGGCCTCGCCTTCCTCGACATCGTCGGGCTGTGGCTCGCCATCGCGCTCACGATGGGGCTGTTCTGGGCGATGAAGCCGCTTGCGGGCGCGCTCCTCGTTCCGTATCTGCTCTGGGTGACCTACGCCGCCGCGCTCAACCTCGCCCTCTGGCGGATGAACCCGGCCGCGTGACGTGCAAGGTGGAATGTTGAAGGTGAAAAGGTCGGCGAGGGCGCACCTTGAACCTTCCACCTTCCACGTCCCCTAAACAAACGCACTCTCGCCGGTGATGGCGCGGCCGACGATGAGGCTGTTGATCTCGCGCGTGCCCTCGTAGGAGTAGATCGCCTCGCAGTCGGCGACGAAGCGGCCGACGTGGTGCTCCAGCAGGATGCCGTTGCCGCCGAGGAGTTCGCGCGCCCAGCCGACCGTCTCGCGGCACTTGACGGTGCAGAACGCCTTCGCGAGCGACGCCTGCTCGTTGCTCATCAGCCCCGCCTCTTGAAGCTCCGTCAGACGCATCGCGAGGCAGCCTGCGGCAGTCACGTTGCCGAGCATCCGCACGAGGAGGTCCTGGACGAGCTGGAAGCCGGCGATGGGGCGGCCAAACTGGTGGCGCTGCTTCGCGTAGTCGAGCGCCAGCTTGTAGGCCCCGGCCGCGCAGCCGACGGCCTGCCAGGCGACGCCCACGCGCGTCATCTTGAGCACGCGCGCGGTGTCGCGGAAGCTGTTCGCGCCTTCGAGCTTCGCGTCCGCCGGGATGCGGCAGTCGTCCATCGTGAGGACGGCGTTCTGGACGACGCGCAGCGCCATCTTGTTTTCCATCTTCTCCGCCGAAAAGCCCGGCGCGTCGCCCCCGACGAGGAAGCCCTTGATCTGGTTGTCGGCCTCGTCGCGCGCCCAGACGATGTTCACGTCGGCGAAGGTGCCGTTGCCGATCCACTTCTTCTGGCCGTTGAGGACCCACGTGTTGCCGTCGCGGCGGGCGGTCGTGCCCATCTCGCGCGAGATCGCACTGCCGACCTCGGGCTCGGTCAGCCCGAACGAGCCGATCTTCTCCAGCCGCTGCATCGCGGGCAGCCAGCGCTCCTTCTGGGCGTCGGAGCCGAGGAGGTAGATCGAGCCCATCGCGAGGCCGCTCTGGACGCCGAAGAAGGTGCCCATCGAGGGGTCGTACTCCGAGATCGTCCGCTCGACCAGCCCGTTCAGAATCTTGGAGCCGCCCAGGCAGCCGTAGCCCTGGTAGGGCAGCCCGAAGATGCCCGTCTCGGCGAACGCCGGGAGCAGGTCGTGTGGGAACGACGCTCGCATCCAGTGGTCGTTGATGACGGGGACGACCTGCGCTTCCATGAACGCCCGTACGCGGTCCACGACGGCGCGCTCCTCGTCGCTGAGGAGCAGTTCGAGGGCGTAGAAGTCGGCGTCGGAGCCGGGGATGGTCGCGGCGTGGCCGGTGCCGTTGAGGGTAGGGGTCGCAGTAGACATGGGGGGAGGTGTACAGTGTTAAGCGGGCGCAGGGCGGTCACACGCGGGAGGCGTGGGCGGGATCCCTCAGAGGTTCCTAGGTCTCGGTCACGGGTGCCGTCTCCACCTCGAACGTGACGCGGCGGCTCGGCAGCGACGCGCCCTCCTCCAGCCGGAACGCATCGCGGGCGGCGACGAGGCGCAGGGCGACCCGGTCGCTCAAGCCTGCTTCCGAGAGGACTGGCGCAAGGGCGTCGCGGACGACGGCGGCGCGGCGGATGCTGAGGCGCTGGTTGCGCGCCGCGCTGCCCGTCCCGTCGGTGTGCCCGATGATCGAGAGCACGATGGGTTGCGCGTCGTCCACGGTGGCCTCAGCGAGCGCTCGCACGTCGGCGACGAGGGCATCGAGGGCAGCGTCCTGCCCGGGGGCCAAGGCGTCGTCGGTGGCGAAGCGGAGCGAGGTGGCCTCGACGGGAAGAGCGGCGGCGGCCGTGCGGGTCTGCACGCCGCCCACGTCGAGCGCGCGCACGTTGGGGACGAAACGGAGCGCCTCGGGAAGGCTGGCGATCCAGGGACGTGCGGCGGTTCCTGCGCCGACGAGCGTGTCGCCTC
Proteins encoded in this window:
- a CDS encoding Ig-like domain-containing protein, which encodes MLRFAPPLALLTTLVLAALLAGCGDGSADDPDAPVSFASELVALETPAGVTGFVPTLEGPLRVLSASPFGAMAGQAPNQAISVTFSRPMVPLGRTPEPAADALTLRGPDGPVAGALRWQGTQTLVFQPDSLVPATNYTATLAAGLTSVEEDALANPYTWTFETPRPVLVASEPSRGAQFADPGAPIRLFFSLPVEADRVRRFIELRREGSTSLNVRVEQAGDSSVVVSPNSDLAKGAAYRVRTSPEMPAAVGTLGTAEATEFGFRTYGDFELERVRQGYGRSTGPVAPDRAIRLSFSTPVRFEALRQALSFSPAIELPAGIEARDAVESTEHSLRLPLDPETRYTLTLGEGLTDVFGQTITTRTTAFRTAALTPTLRMPTGLLVIEADRERAVPLRVTNIDAVNVGFERFTPADLIRKLPAYDDRHWYGPFPEDYEAPEPVAASRRVPLAIDRNRPTYVPLALDSLLDGENGGLVGVHLRYQQEGNERVRVALAQVTTLGLTAKFSPHQNLFFVTTLADAQPVEGAAVTVYDDAGTELWQGTSNARGIAESPGWAALGLEKRERWETPVQYAFVEHEGQVAFTSSRFDDGIEPYRFDIDLDWSPEPLTYAGTVFSDRGLYRAGETAHLKGILRGRTDGDWVTYTDSVRVLVTDSRDEVVVDRRLQPSAYGSFDLTYLAPTDASLGVYQVRVVRADDDEAEERESWQTGDLAQGTFRVDAFRAATFAVDAVPAARAFVAGDFFEGTVTGRYLFGAAMGGQALRYRLVQQNGRYTPPGYDAYRFGIARGYYSLYETLAQGDTVLTADGTKQLRVPLPGNERGAPASLQFSATVTDPSRQEQSDQTTVTLHPGLFYIGLKPETTFLDLSRDQVMALDVATVDPNGAPVGAENLTVELIRQQWNSVREVGGDGRLRWRSERTEEVVGSRTVETEAGRAVRLRMPVRLGGSYIVRATGYDVRGNVIKTEAYFYATGAGYVAWERSDDDHLELVADKKSYAPGETARILVPSPYEQATALVTVEREGIISSRVVEVEGSAPQIEVPLGEQHLPNAFVSVILLSGRTAQPSAGEDLGAPSFKIGYVNLPVSAQGRHLTVEVEPGSETYEPGGSVTVDLRLTDDGGRGVEGEIAFAAADAGVLNLIGYAMPDPFQTFYGPRALGVTTSETLANLVEQRDFGEKEEDEGGGGGEDADRLLRSDFRPLAHWAPAIRTDGSGRATVTFELPENLTTFRLMAVGLTRDHRFGQGQTDIVVTKPLVLQPALPRFARLGDTFEAGVLVTNRTGQAGPAVVTARADGIALDGEARRTVTLAKGETREVRFAWDIEQLGTANLRFTAELGSERDGLEVPLDIALPVTKEASATFASTADAAREALVLPSDRVPGVGQVEVRVASTAMVGLDGATRYLFQYPYGCLEQRTSRIRPLLVADDLLDLFDLDALDGDRASVVNEWLGSLDAYWMGRGFALWKGGRFVSPYATAYAVLALAEAEAAGFDVPQPLTREAVDALATLVKDSSLQPDYYTRDVWDTSRALMLYALARHDRVLEAEVQALAERYTQPTATPSAELQSHLLRTIALAGRGSLNGYAQPLADGLRGRTTTEGTTAYLAAQTGDAWGWIFSSDVRSTAFGMTALIEAPTSVGGPSSDVRQLTERMVQYLIRSRTTGHWASTQENAAVLDALRAYQAAFETTDPNFTATVQLAGREVLNASFRGRSLTAEEATVDPTAMPSGEALPIEVTVDGTGRAYYSLLAETYTSAPVEAANRGLAVQRTIQRLDGSGNAVGNAVTTSSGTLTLDAGQLVRVTLRLTSPATRNYVVVDDALPAGLEALNPAFQTSGVLAQQQTGSGQWWGSFNHTELRDDRVLLFADYLRRGEHTYTYLARATTPGTFVHPPAQAELMYEPEVNGRTATGTVVVRPAERVGA
- a CDS encoding VOC family protein, with the protein product MIDSFDHLVLTVRDLDAAIAFYAEALGMEVVTFGEGRKALHFGSQKINLHRAGHEFEPKAAAPTPGSADLCFLTSVPVETVAERLARLSIAVIEGPVHRTGATGPIRSVYVRDPDGNLVEIANRVVA
- a CDS encoding TspO/MBR family protein; amino-acid sequence: MRDLLVLLGFIAAVAVVAATGSRFEPGAWYAALDKPAWTPPNWLFPVAWSILYLLIAVSGWLVWREVGFGSASKAFTVYGLQLVLNAAWSWLFFGRHDMGLAFLDIVGLWLAIALTMGLFWAMKPLAGALLVPYLLWVTYAAALNLALWRMNPAA
- a CDS encoding acyl-CoA dehydrogenase family protein encodes the protein MSTATPTLNGTGHAATIPGSDADFYALELLLSDEERAVVDRVRAFMEAQVVPVINDHWMRASFPHDLLPAFAETGIFGLPYQGYGCLGGSKILNGLVERTISEYDPSMGTFFGVQSGLAMGSIYLLGSDAQKERWLPAMQRLEKIGSFGLTEPEVGSAISREMGTTARRDGNTWVLNGQKKWIGNGTFADVNIVWARDEADNQIKGFLVGGDAPGFSAEKMENKMALRVVQNAVLTMDDCRIPADAKLEGANSFRDTARVLKMTRVGVAWQAVGCAAGAYKLALDYAKQRHQFGRPIAGFQLVQDLLVRMLGNVTAAGCLAMRLTELQEAGLMSNEQASLAKAFCTVKCRETVGWARELLGGNGILLEHHVGRFVADCEAIYSYEGTREINSLIVGRAITGESAFV